The Xenopus laevis strain J_2021 chromosome 5L, Xenopus_laevis_v10.1, whole genome shotgun sequence genome has a segment encoding these proteins:
- the inmt.L gene encoding indolethylamine N-methyltransferase L homeolog (The RefSeq protein has 1 substitution compared to this genomic sequence), with product MYQSMFDPKTYLASFCSFGKGRDRILNFRLQKCFETFGPGGVGGDTLIDIGSGPSIYQLASACESFRNIIATDFTDCNRQEFQKWLNNEPGSFDWSELLQAVCNLEGNRENWREKEDKLRATIKKVLKCDVTKSNPLHPEILPKADCLISALCLEVACKDIDAYKDAVRNITTLLKPGGHLVAIGVFGDSFYKVGKQTFFCLPLDEETVRNTVINAGYTIKELEVFPIDDASLYGDLTDCCANFFLVAKKNLT from the exons ATGTATCAGTCCATGTTTGATCCAAAAACATATTTAGCTTCTTTTTGCAGTTTTGGAAAAGGAAGAGATAGAATATTGAATTTCCGCCTACAGAAATGTTTTGAAACATTTGGACCAG GTGGTGTTGGAGGAGACACTTTGATTGACATAGGCAGTGGTCCTTCAATCTACCAACTGGCTTCAGCTTGTGAATCTTTCAGAAATATAATTGCCACAGATTTTACTGACTGTAATCGTCAAGAATTTCAAAAATGGCTAAATAATGAGCCAGGATCATTTGATTGGTCAGAGCTTCTGCAGGCTGTTTGTAAGCTAGAAGGCAACAG AGAAAACTGGAGAGAAAAGGAAGACAAGTTGCGAGCAACAATCAAAAAGGTTCTGAAATGTGATGTGACAAAAAGCAATCCACTACACCCAGAGATTCTGCCTAAAGCTGATTGTTTGATCAGTGCTCTGTGCTTGGAAGTAGCCTGTAAAGACATTGATGCTTATAAAGATGCAGTGAGAAACATAACCACGCTGTTAAAACCAGGAGGCCATCTGGTAGCTATTGGTGTATTTGGGGATAGTTTTTACAAGGTTGGCAAACAGACATTTTTCTGCTTGCCATTGGATGAGGAGACAGTTAGAAATACTGTAATAAATGCTGGTTATACCATTAAAGAGCTGGAGGTATTTCCTATTGATGATGCTTCGTTATATGGTGACCTTACAGATTGCTGTGCTAATTTTTTTCTCGTTGCTAAGAAAAatctcacataa